Proteins found in one Paenibacillus dendritiformis genomic segment:
- a CDS encoding ABC transporter substrate-binding protein, producing MSKWWNRTIAVAAAAVLALSLAACGAAPSKEADKAPETAQQQENGNAASEAAKTTYPLTVKDATGHEFTFDKAPERIISVSPAETESLFALGLGDNIVGVSDYDDYPAEAAQKPKMGGITKPNEEAIIAAKPDVVFTGISMKEEAVNKFRELGIEIFKVEPKTYDDVISNIELYGLITDHQKEAKEITDQMKKVRDDVAEAVKGVTDKKKVYIEFSPGWTVGSGEFMNELIETAGGVNIAAADMTGWNQINEENIIKENPDVILFAKDLVDSETNKTLEDIIRGRSGWEAITAIKDNQLFGLDNNKLSRPGPRVAEALQDVAKAIYPDLFK from the coding sequence ATGAGCAAATGGTGGAACAGAACGATAGCGGTCGCGGCAGCGGCCGTGCTGGCTTTGAGCTTGGCGGCTTGCGGAGCGGCCCCGTCGAAGGAGGCGGACAAAGCTCCTGAGACTGCGCAGCAGCAGGAGAACGGCAATGCGGCTTCTGAGGCCGCGAAGACGACCTACCCGCTGACGGTGAAGGATGCGACCGGGCATGAATTCACGTTCGACAAAGCGCCGGAACGGATCATTTCCGTATCGCCGGCAGAGACGGAATCGTTGTTTGCCCTTGGCCTTGGCGACAATATCGTCGGCGTGTCGGATTATGACGACTACCCGGCAGAAGCGGCGCAAAAGCCGAAAATGGGCGGCATCACGAAACCGAATGAGGAAGCGATCATTGCGGCGAAGCCGGATGTCGTATTTACCGGCATCTCGATGAAGGAAGAAGCAGTCAACAAATTCCGTGAGCTGGGCATTGAAATTTTCAAGGTCGAGCCGAAAACCTATGACGACGTAATCAGCAATATCGAGCTGTATGGTCTCATTACCGATCATCAGAAGGAAGCAAAAGAAATTACCGATCAGATGAAAAAGGTGCGCGATGACGTAGCTGAAGCGGTCAAGGGCGTCACCGACAAGAAGAAGGTTTATATTGAATTCTCGCCGGGCTGGACCGTCGGCAGCGGCGAATTCATGAACGAGCTGATCGAGACGGCGGGCGGCGTCAATATTGCTGCCGCGGACATGACCGGCTGGAACCAGATTAATGAGGAGAACATCATCAAGGAGAATCCGGACGTCATTCTGTTCGCGAAGGATCTCGTCGACAGCGAGACGAACAAGACGCTGGAAGACATTATCCGCGGACGCAGCGGCTGGGAAGCGATCACCGCGATCAAGGATAATCAGTTGTTCGGACTGGACAATAACAAGCTGAGCCGCCCGGGCCCGCGTGTAGCCGAAGCGCTGCAGGATGTGGCGAAGGCGATCTATCCTGATTTGTTCAAATAG
- a CDS encoding histidine phosphatase family protein — MKQKRTYKAPPVRRKRRQAGARRQSRPKPPRRGTRHICRRAGASSVIVRFALVRHSLTQANVERRYISYTDSPLLPEAEEVLRPMRRAVAHPAPLLYTSDMRRCRETLAQLRPRDAGRAHVDTRLREYDFGMWEGLTYNDLKEDPSYRRWLDDMTSVQPPRGEPWQTFSTRTAHVWWEILQKAGRQTAVTAGQGARGHRHRREREPDRDGPYPGSDRGRTARLCRKRPGRVGNAYEARPDVLVVTHGGMVRRLYTLAFPKKTFWEATVPIGAGILITAAKSPRRWKFLRAERLP, encoded by the coding sequence ATGAAACAAAAGCGCACATACAAAGCTCCCCCCGTTCGCCGCAAGCGGCGTCAAGCAGGAGCTAGACGACAATCCCGGCCCAAGCCTCCGCGCCGCGGCACCCGGCATATCTGCCGCCGTGCAGGCGCGTCCAGCGTCATCGTGCGGTTCGCGCTCGTTAGACATTCGCTGACGCAGGCGAATGTGGAGCGGCGGTATATCAGCTATACGGACAGCCCGCTTCTACCGGAAGCGGAAGAGGTGCTGCGGCCGATGCGCAGGGCCGTTGCCCATCCGGCGCCGCTCCTGTATACGAGCGATATGCGGCGCTGCCGCGAGACGCTGGCTCAGCTGCGTCCGCGCGATGCGGGAAGGGCTCACGTCGACACGAGGCTGCGCGAATACGATTTTGGCATGTGGGAAGGCTTGACGTACAACGATCTGAAGGAGGATCCGTCCTACCGCCGCTGGCTGGACGATATGACCTCCGTTCAGCCGCCGCGCGGCGAGCCGTGGCAGACATTCAGCACGCGGACGGCCCATGTCTGGTGGGAGATTCTGCAGAAGGCTGGGAGACAGACGGCTGTGACGGCGGGACAAGGCGCCCGCGGGCATCGCCATCGGCGGGAACGTGAGCCGGACAGGGACGGGCCTTATCCGGGCAGCGATCGGGGCAGAACGGCCCGGCTGTGCCGGAAGCGGCCGGGACGGGTAGGCAACGCGTATGAGGCGCGGCCCGATGTGCTGGTCGTAACCCACGGAGGAATGGTGCGGAGGCTGTACACGCTCGCCTTCCCGAAGAAGACGTTCTGGGAAGCGACCGTCCCGATCGGGGCGGGGATCTTGATTACGGCTGCCAAGTCTCCCCGCCGCTGGAAGTTCCTGCGGGCGGAGCGGCTGCCTTGA
- the cbiB gene encoding adenosylcobinamide-phosphate synthase CbiB, producing MIAALIIIAAYVWDRVVGDPRWLPHPVIGMGKAISALERLIRRAAPSEAALKPLGFLLPLVMAGGAFALTWGVLAGLYAVNVWLGAAVEALLIGTTIATKGLRDAGMAVYARLAAGDLAGARREVGMIVGRDTETLDEPEITRAAVETVAENIMDAVISPLLYAAIGGAPLAMAYRAINTLDSMVGYKNEKYANLGYASARLDDLANWIPARLTALLIIVCALFGYDAKRAWKTALRDAPKHPSPNSGWPEAATAGALGIRLGGLNCYKGVCSFRAHMGDPVVEMGGEHIAAVCRLLTRSTLLFAILAASVLWACGGWLL from the coding sequence ATGATCGCGGCATTAATAATCATCGCAGCATATGTATGGGATCGGGTCGTTGGCGATCCGAGGTGGCTCCCCCATCCGGTCATCGGCATGGGGAAAGCGATCTCGGCCCTGGAACGCCTTATCCGGAGAGCGGCACCGTCCGAAGCGGCGCTCAAGCCGCTGGGCTTCCTGCTGCCGCTGGTGATGGCGGGCGGGGCATTTGCCTTGACGTGGGGTGTATTGGCAGGGCTTTATGCTGTCAACGTCTGGCTGGGCGCGGCGGTTGAGGCGCTTCTGATCGGCACGACCATCGCCACCAAAGGGCTTCGCGATGCCGGAATGGCCGTCTATGCCCGACTGGCTGCAGGGGATCTGGCCGGAGCGCGGCGCGAGGTCGGCATGATCGTAGGAAGGGACACCGAGACGCTCGATGAACCGGAAATTACCCGCGCCGCCGTCGAGACGGTAGCTGAAAATATTATGGATGCCGTCATCTCTCCGCTCCTGTACGCGGCCATCGGCGGCGCGCCGTTGGCTATGGCCTATCGGGCTATTAATACGCTGGATTCCATGGTCGGCTATAAAAATGAGAAATACGCCAATCTCGGCTACGCCTCGGCGCGGCTTGATGATCTGGCGAATTGGATACCGGCGCGCTTGACCGCGCTGTTGATCATCGTATGCGCCCTGTTCGGCTATGACGCGAAGCGGGCGTGGAAGACGGCGCTGCGCGACGCGCCGAAGCATCCGAGCCCGAACAGCGGATGGCCGGAAGCGGCCACCGCCGGGGCGCTCGGCATCCGCCTTGGCGGATTGAATTGTTACAAAGGCGTATGTTCCTTCCGCGCCCATATGGGCGATCCCGTCGTGGAGATGGGAGGGGAACATATTGCGGCAGTGTGCAGGCTGCTGACCCGAAGCACACTGCTCTTCGCCATCCTGGCCGCAAGCGTCCTCTGGGCCTGCGGCGGATGGCTCCTGTAG
- a CDS encoding adenosylcobinamide amidohydrolase — protein sequence MQPCREGIRSYTSEVMLGVKVCWGSETMTVELPERTPVWSSAVWNGGSKLASRIMNRMVRTGFDCSDPVAYMQETCLQQGYAPESTVGLMTAAKVTHASVMEEEGDGFSLLCVTTAGTGNAARAGLPRQVYSAYEPLKPGTINTIIVLDGRLAEAAVWNAVITATEAKSAALDDLGVIDKETGGVATGTTTDAVAIAIVDSGRYEVVHRYAGAATTLGAAVGRLVYGTVAEAVRTQREDDGPLFE from the coding sequence ATGCAGCCTTGCCGCGAAGGCATTCGCAGCTATACATCGGAAGTCATGCTGGGCGTGAAGGTATGCTGGGGCAGCGAGACCATGACCGTGGAGCTGCCGGAGCGGACTCCGGTATGGAGCAGCGCGGTATGGAACGGGGGCTCCAAGCTAGCGTCGCGCATCATGAACCGAATGGTTCGGACCGGGTTCGATTGCTCCGATCCGGTCGCCTATATGCAGGAGACATGCCTCCAGCAAGGGTATGCGCCGGAATCTACCGTCGGCCTGATGACGGCGGCGAAGGTGACCCATGCGTCCGTGATGGAAGAGGAGGGCGACGGCTTCTCTCTGCTGTGCGTTACGACGGCCGGAACGGGCAACGCCGCCCGCGCCGGGCTGCCGCGGCAGGTATACTCGGCTTACGAGCCGCTGAAGCCGGGCACGATCAACACGATCATCGTGCTGGACGGCAGGCTCGCGGAAGCGGCGGTATGGAATGCGGTCATTACCGCAACGGAAGCCAAGAGCGCGGCGTTGGACGACCTAGGCGTGATCGACAAGGAGACGGGCGGCGTCGCGACGGGAACGACGACCGATGCGGTGGCGATCGCGATCGTCGACAGCGGGCGCTACGAGGTCGTGCACCGTTATGCAGGCGCGGCGACGACGCTGGGCGCCGCCGTGGGGCGGCTGGTGTACGGCACCGTTGCGGAGGCGGTCCGCACGCAGCGGGAAGACGACGGGCCGCTGTTCGAATAA
- the cobD gene encoding threonine-phosphate decarboxylase CobD, translating to MTMAEFRWNNRYRDIVRDRLSVFKEGLMVTIERFGHGGDVWTAAEAFGRSSGEFVDFSANINPLGPPPSVMARLAEEMAGIIHYPDPGHRRMKEALSRRLQVGSEQLLIGNGAAECMALAILAHAPRTVGVVAPCFSEYEALSRQFGADVERVIGQASRDYLADWPDLERLIVDADVVFLGQPNNPTGAVYERRMLEEAGRVAERNGTLLIVDEAFIDFLPNEEEASLLRFAAASRNVLVIRSLTKFYAIPGLRLGYAAGHPDTIRSLASKQVTWSVNGLALAAGEALLLDEAADDYAERTRSLIAGEREWLSGKLTALGLRLWTSQANFLLVEAAAPWSARRLQEELGRRGVLIRNCDGYAGLGAGHFRIAVKDRQANKRLVEALQAVLHL from the coding sequence TTGACGATGGCGGAGTTCCGTTGGAACAACCGCTATAGAGATATTGTACGCGACCGTCTGTCCGTCTTCAAGGAGGGGCTTATGGTCACAATTGAACGGTTTGGACATGGCGGGGACGTATGGACGGCAGCGGAGGCATTCGGGCGATCGAGCGGCGAGTTCGTGGATTTCAGCGCGAACATCAATCCGCTCGGACCGCCGCCATCTGTAATGGCGCGGCTCGCAGAGGAGATGGCCGGCATTATTCATTATCCTGATCCGGGGCACCGGCGGATGAAGGAGGCGCTGTCCCGCCGCCTTCAGGTGGGCAGCGAGCAGCTGTTGATCGGCAACGGCGCGGCCGAATGCATGGCTCTGGCGATTCTGGCGCACGCGCCGCGTACGGTCGGCGTGGTGGCGCCCTGCTTCTCGGAATACGAGGCGCTGTCGCGGCAATTCGGCGCGGACGTCGAGCGTGTCATCGGACAGGCCTCCCGGGATTACTTGGCAGACTGGCCTGATCTGGAACGGCTGATTGTAGATGCCGATGTCGTCTTCCTCGGCCAGCCGAACAATCCGACTGGCGCCGTATACGAACGCCGGATGCTGGAGGAAGCGGGCCGGGTTGCGGAGCGGAACGGAACGCTGCTGATTGTGGATGAGGCGTTCATCGATTTTCTCCCGAATGAGGAAGAGGCGAGTCTGCTGCGGTTCGCGGCAGCCAGCCGGAACGTGCTTGTCATCCGGTCGCTGACGAAATTCTATGCCATTCCGGGCCTTCGCCTCGGGTATGCGGCGGGGCATCCGGATACGATCCGCTCGCTGGCTTCGAAGCAGGTCACGTGGAGCGTGAACGGGCTGGCGCTCGCCGCCGGCGAGGCGCTGCTGCTTGACGAAGCGGCGGATGACTATGCGGAACGGACCCGAAGCCTGATTGCCGGCGAACGGGAATGGCTGAGCGGGAAGCTAACCGCGCTAGGCCTGCGGCTGTGGACGAGCCAGGCGAACTTCCTGCTCGTTGAGGCTGCGGCGCCGTGGAGCGCCCGGCGCTTGCAGGAAGAACTTGGTCGCCGGGGCGTCCTGATCCGCAATTGTGACGGTTACGCAGGGCTTGGGGCCGGACATTTCCGCATCGCGGTGAAGGATCGTCAGGCAAATAAACGACTAGTCGAGGCCCTGCAAGCTGTGTTACATTTATAA
- a CDS encoding nitroreductase family protein — translation MSIANTIRERRSIHRFSDRPVDKELVLSLLKDAVWAPNHGLREPWRFIYAAGEAKDRLVRCVMELVEGTKMRGWDEEKKAKFVQTNLAVPAYLIVVMPEDPRPHIWEEDLAAVSALIQNFQLLAWERELGMLWHTGDYIFNRKFREMAGVQPGEKIVGVLRMGHFDEIPPARPRTDASERFTELS, via the coding sequence ATGTCAATTGCAAATACAATCCGGGAACGCCGGAGCATTCATCGATTCTCTGATCGGCCTGTTGACAAGGAATTGGTGCTATCCCTGCTGAAGGATGCCGTCTGGGCTCCCAATCATGGGCTGCGCGAGCCGTGGCGGTTCATTTATGCGGCGGGAGAAGCGAAGGATCGGCTTGTGCGCTGCGTGATGGAACTGGTCGAAGGAACGAAAATGAGAGGCTGGGATGAAGAGAAAAAGGCGAAGTTCGTCCAGACGAATCTGGCCGTGCCTGCCTACCTTATCGTCGTCATGCCTGAGGATCCGCGGCCTCATATTTGGGAAGAGGATCTGGCGGCCGTAAGCGCCCTGATCCAGAACTTTCAGCTGCTGGCGTGGGAACGGGAGCTCGGAATGCTGTGGCATACCGGGGACTATATCTTTAATCGCAAGTTCCGCGAAATGGCAGGGGTGCAGCCGGGCGAGAAGATCGTCGGGGTGCTGCGGATGGGGCATTTCGATGAGATTCCGCCGGCCCGCCCGCGTACCGACGCATCGGAACGCTTCACCGAGCTCTCCTAA
- a CDS encoding lipoate--protein ligase — protein MKFIDNQGITDPRVNLAIEEFVLKHLPLEEDSYLLFYINEPSIIIGKNQNTIEEINSDYVKANNIHVVRRLSGGGAVYHDTGNLNFSFITKDDGQSFHNFRKFTQPVIDTLRSLGVNADLTGRNDIQVGEQKISGNAQFSTRGRMFSHGTLLFKSEMEHVASALKVKAIKIESKGTKSIRSRVANISDFLPEPMTIEQFKDTILRHIFGMEPDQVPQYKLTEQDWETIHRISQERYQNWDWNYGSSPKFNVEHSKKFPAGIVDVRMDVEDGLIQRMKIYGDFFGVGEVSDIEARLQGVRYEEKAIREALADMDINHYLGNISAEDFIGLVMLNE, from the coding sequence ATGAAGTTTATCGACAATCAAGGCATCACCGACCCTCGCGTCAACCTGGCGATCGAGGAATTTGTTCTGAAGCATTTGCCGCTGGAAGAGGATAGTTATTTGTTATTTTATATCAACGAGCCCTCCATCATCATCGGCAAAAATCAAAATACGATCGAAGAAATCAACAGCGATTACGTCAAAGCGAATAACATCCACGTTGTGCGCCGCCTGTCGGGCGGAGGCGCCGTGTATCACGATACAGGCAATTTGAATTTCAGCTTCATCACGAAGGATGACGGGCAGTCATTCCACAATTTCCGCAAATTTACGCAGCCGGTCATCGATACGCTTCGCTCTCTCGGCGTCAATGCCGACTTGACCGGACGCAATGACATCCAGGTCGGAGAGCAGAAAATATCCGGCAATGCCCAATTCTCCACGCGCGGACGCATGTTCAGCCACGGCACGCTGCTGTTCAAGTCCGAGATGGAGCATGTCGCCTCGGCGCTCAAAGTAAAGGCCATCAAAATCGAATCCAAAGGAACGAAGTCCATTCGCTCCCGCGTCGCCAACATTTCGGATTTCCTCCCCGAGCCAATGACGATCGAGCAGTTCAAGGACACGATCCTGCGCCATATTTTCGGCATGGAGCCGGATCAGGTGCCGCAGTACAAGCTGACGGAGCAGGATTGGGAGACGATTCACCGCATCTCGCAGGAGCGATATCAGAACTGGGATTGGAACTATGGCTCATCGCCGAAGTTCAACGTCGAGCATTCGAAGAAATTCCCGGCCGGAATCGTCGACGTGCGCATGGATGTCGAGGACGGATTGATTCAACGCATGAAAATATACGGCGACTTCTTCGGAGTGGGGGAAGTCAGCGATATCGAAGCGCGCTTGCAGGGGGTCCGCTATGAGGAGAAGGCGATTCGCGAAGCGCTTGCCGATATGGATATCAACCATTATCTCGGCAATATCAGCGCGGAAGACTTCATCGGACTCGTCATGCTGAACGAATAG
- a CDS encoding MurR/RpiR family transcriptional regulator produces MITGEHTNTLLLIRSLYPSLTKTEKKIADYVLRSPDEVLYATVTDLAEKSDAGETSVLRFCRNLGYTSYQEFKLSLAKDLVTPLKHQESEIDEEDDLAAVAQKMTLENVASLEHTLSLLNMKDLQKAVEAIVRSNRIFFFGVGLSAMTAMDAQYRFMRLGFAGEAITDPHVMAMNAVLMTDQDVVFGISTSGSTKDLVDAVRLAKENNVFFICLTSHAKSPITKYADSILLIQAKETPLQGGAFSSKIAQIHVLDILSTAVALQAKDRAYRAINRTAQAVQDKLY; encoded by the coding sequence ATGATCACTGGCGAGCATACGAACACGCTTCTCTTGATAAGGAGCTTATATCCTTCTTTGACGAAAACGGAGAAAAAAATCGCGGACTACGTGCTGAGGAGCCCGGACGAGGTCCTGTATGCGACGGTAACGGATCTGGCCGAGAAGTCGGATGCCGGCGAGACGTCGGTGCTGCGGTTCTGCCGCAACCTCGGCTATACCAGCTACCAGGAGTTCAAGCTGTCCCTGGCCAAAGATCTGGTGACGCCGCTCAAGCATCAAGAGAGCGAGATTGACGAGGAGGACGATCTGGCGGCCGTGGCCCAGAAGATGACGCTGGAGAACGTCGCGTCGCTGGAGCATACGCTGTCCCTGCTGAATATGAAGGACCTGCAAAAAGCGGTGGAAGCGATCGTTCGTTCCAACCGGATCTTTTTCTTCGGCGTCGGCTTGTCCGCCATGACTGCGATGGATGCGCAGTACCGCTTCATGCGGCTGGGCTTCGCGGGAGAGGCGATAACGGATCCGCATGTGATGGCCATGAACGCGGTGCTAATGACCGATCAAGATGTCGTATTTGGCATCTCCACCTCGGGCAGCACGAAGGATCTGGTTGACGCCGTGCGCCTGGCGAAGGAGAACAACGTCTTTTTCATCTGCCTCACGAGCCATGCGAAGTCGCCGATCACGAAATACGCGGATTCGATTCTGCTGATCCAAGCGAAGGAGACGCCGCTTCAGGGCGGGGCGTTCTCGTCCAAAATCGCGCAAATTCACGTGCTGGACATTTTGTCTACCGCTGTGGCGCTGCAGGCGAAGGACAGGGCGTACCGAGCCATCAACCGGACGGCTCAAGCCGTGCAGGACAAGCTATACTGA
- a CDS encoding DMT family transporter, translated as MKHRQFASDLCLLLIAFVWGSTFLVVQHAVFVLPPLAFNAVRFAGAALLFGLVALLSRKRRRGSRSGTRALLLHGALLGVFLFGGYAFQTIGLVYTTTTNAGFITGLSVVLVPFISLRLAKQRLQPPTWIAAVLALAGLYFLAFNGGAVQLNEGDGFVLLCSFCFALHIAFTGKYAAIHNTVLLVTVQFAVVALAAASSSFLFEPQLTGAALWEALTEPKVIVALLISICISTAFAYWAQTWCQQYTSASRVAVIFAMEPVFAAITGVTFAGETLGLWAIVGCLLILAGMIVVELKWGRHAVQ; from the coding sequence GTGAAACATCGTCAATTCGCGTCGGATTTATGCTTGTTGCTTATTGCTTTCGTATGGGGAAGCACCTTCCTCGTTGTCCAGCATGCCGTATTCGTCCTGCCCCCGCTGGCCTTCAACGCCGTAAGATTCGCCGGAGCCGCACTCCTGTTCGGCCTCGTCGCGCTGCTTAGCAGAAAGCGCCGCCGCGGCAGCCGCTCTGGCACGCGAGCGCTCCTTCTGCATGGCGCGCTGCTCGGCGTCTTCCTGTTCGGGGGCTACGCCTTCCAGACCATCGGTCTCGTGTACACGACGACGACCAATGCCGGCTTCATTACCGGGCTGTCGGTTGTGCTCGTGCCCTTTATCAGCCTGCGGCTGGCCAAGCAGCGCCTGCAGCCGCCTACCTGGATCGCGGCCGTTCTGGCGCTGGCGGGACTCTATTTTCTCGCCTTCAATGGCGGTGCGGTTCAATTGAATGAAGGCGACGGCTTCGTGCTCCTATGCTCGTTCTGCTTCGCGCTCCATATCGCCTTCACCGGGAAATATGCGGCCATCCATAACACCGTGCTGCTCGTCACGGTACAGTTCGCGGTCGTCGCGCTGGCGGCCGCCAGCAGCTCCTTCCTGTTCGAGCCGCAGCTTACGGGAGCGGCGCTGTGGGAAGCGCTGACGGAGCCGAAGGTCATCGTCGCCCTGCTTATCTCCATCTGCATCTCCACCGCCTTCGCGTACTGGGCGCAGACGTGGTGCCAGCAATACACCTCCGCCAGCCGAGTCGCCGTCATCTTCGCGATGGAGCCGGTCTTCGCCGCCATTACGGGCGTGACCTTCGCCGGAGAGACGCTCGGCTTGTGGGCGATCGTAGGTTGCCTGCTGATTTTGGCGGGAATGATCGTCGTTGAATTGAAATGGGGCCGGCATGCGGTACAATAG
- a CDS encoding Cof-type HAD-IIB family hydrolase: MYKLIAIDIDDTLITDAKEITPGTKRALELAVAAGATVTLATGRMYASARNLALQTGLNVPLITYQGSLVKNVMDGHILYERAVPKEAAMRLLRYCDERGLHLQLYIDDHLYARQENEKLIAYAQLSDIPYTIEPDFDRLLASPSTKMLMIDEPATLDAAAAELKELLGPDVHITKSKPHFLEVTHREGTKGSALRHLAQHVGCSLEETIAIGDSWNDHDMIETAGLGVAMGNAVDSLKAVADYVTRTNNEEGVRHVIEKFVLNQA; this comes from the coding sequence TTGTACAAGCTCATTGCCATTGATATCGACGATACGCTCATTACGGACGCCAAGGAGATTACGCCCGGCACGAAGCGCGCGCTTGAGCTGGCTGTCGCCGCCGGCGCTACCGTCACGCTTGCCACGGGCCGCATGTATGCGTCCGCCCGCAACCTGGCGCTGCAGACCGGACTGAACGTTCCGCTCATCACCTATCAGGGCTCCCTCGTGAAAAACGTGATGGACGGCCATATTTTGTACGAGCGGGCGGTCCCGAAGGAAGCGGCGATGCGCCTGCTCCGCTATTGCGACGAACGCGGACTTCATCTTCAGCTCTATATCGACGATCATCTGTACGCCCGCCAGGAAAATGAGAAGTTGATCGCTTATGCGCAGCTATCCGATATTCCTTATACGATCGAACCGGATTTCGATCGGCTGCTCGCTTCCCCTTCCACCAAAATGCTCATGATTGACGAGCCGGCGACGCTGGACGCGGCCGCCGCCGAATTGAAAGAGCTGCTTGGACCGGATGTCCATATTACGAAGTCGAAGCCTCACTTCCTGGAAGTAACGCACCGGGAAGGCACCAAGGGCAGCGCCCTGCGCCATTTGGCGCAGCATGTCGGCTGCAGCCTGGAGGAGACGATCGCCATCGGCGATTCGTGGAACGATCATGACATGATCGAGACGGCCGGCCTCGGGGTCGCCATGGGCAATGCCGTCGACTCGCTGAAGGCCGTCGCCGATTACGTGACACGCACCAACAACGAGGAAGGCGTGCGTCATGTTATCGAGAAATTCGTCCTGAACCAGGCATAA
- a CDS encoding MBL fold metallo-hydrolase, which produces MKDQSMQLPGFPRDEVGSAKGSDRGWSVTFWGTGDSMGVPRVYCACQVCEEARKEGVNRRYRSSVLLERGEDRLLVDCGPDWTGQMERAGLFWLDDILITHAHQDHIAGLTAYADACRWLQRKGRATMPPEVGETIRTMYPWLDRYIEFQYIEGPWRWKDWSIQPIRVNHGKNGYSYAYRFDPWTSGGPASENKPEVHSWLYASDAIGLGEQELAWFRGLNLLILGTNFVYEEAPYETRSVYDMREAEEVLREVKPRKTVFTHLSHGVDLRENYPQLPASVTLARTGLVIPLQ; this is translated from the coding sequence ATGAAAGACCAATCGATGCAGCTTCCAGGATTCCCCCGTGACGAAGTGGGTTCCGCCAAAGGTTCCGACAGAGGCTGGAGCGTCACGTTCTGGGGGACTGGCGACTCGATGGGCGTGCCGCGCGTATATTGCGCTTGTCAGGTGTGCGAGGAGGCGAGGAAGGAAGGCGTTAACCGGCGCTACCGCTCGTCCGTGCTTCTCGAACGGGGCGAAGACCGGCTGCTCGTTGATTGCGGGCCGGACTGGACGGGGCAGATGGAGAGAGCAGGGCTGTTCTGGCTGGATGATATCTTGATTACGCATGCGCATCAGGATCATATTGCGGGCTTGACGGCGTACGCGGACGCCTGCCGCTGGCTGCAGCGGAAGGGGCGGGCGACGATGCCGCCCGAGGTCGGAGAGACGATCCGGACGATGTATCCTTGGCTGGATCGGTATATTGAGTTCCAATATATCGAAGGGCCTTGGCGCTGGAAGGATTGGAGCATTCAGCCGATTCGCGTCAATCACGGCAAAAATGGCTATTCGTACGCCTATCGCTTCGATCCGTGGACAAGCGGCGGGCCCGCAAGCGAGAACAAGCCGGAAGTTCACAGCTGGCTCTATGCCTCGGATGCGATCGGGCTCGGCGAGCAGGAGCTGGCCTGGTTCCGGGGGCTGAATCTGCTGATTCTCGGGACGAATTTCGTCTATGAGGAGGCCCCTTACGAGACCCGTTCGGTCTATGACATGCGGGAAGCAGAGGAGGTCCTTCGCGAGGTGAAGCCGCGCAAGACGGTGTTCACCCACTTGTCACACGGCGTCGACCTCCGGGAGAATTACCCGCAGCTGCCGGCCTCGGTCACGCTGGCCCGCACGGGACTGGTCATTCCGCTGCAATAA
- a CDS encoding glycerophosphodiester phosphodiesterase, translating into MTVPLKTSPVEIVAHRGYAALFPENTMIAFRRALDMGADALEIDVHHSAEGVPVVIHDDTLDRTTDRSGSVRSKTVAELQQADAGVKFHPDYAGSGIPLLEEVLALLSEGQAGLQLELKERINEQEAAGLLHLLDTYKLTERTMIISFHVDNLRLIRSLHSDIEVGWLSDKLVDLDLLTRLGHAALLLQYHAVLKHPDIVATAREKGFSLAAWTIRDEADARKLYDLGVRRITTDIPLKGVLPASE; encoded by the coding sequence ATGACCGTTCCATTAAAAACGAGCCCTGTGGAAATCGTCGCCCATCGCGGCTACGCCGCCCTTTTTCCCGAAAATACGATGATTGCATTCCGGAGGGCGCTTGACATGGGCGCGGATGCGCTGGAGATTGACGTGCACCATTCGGCTGAAGGCGTGCCAGTCGTCATCCATGACGACACGCTCGATCGGACGACAGATCGCTCGGGATCTGTCCGGAGCAAGACCGTGGCGGAGCTGCAGCAGGCTGACGCCGGCGTCAAATTCCATCCCGATTACGCCGGAAGCGGCATCCCTCTCCTCGAAGAGGTGCTGGCGCTGCTGTCCGAGGGCCAGGCCGGTCTCCAACTGGAGTTGAAGGAGCGCATTAACGAGCAGGAAGCGGCAGGACTGCTGCATTTGCTGGATACCTATAAGTTGACGGAACGAACCATGATCATTTCATTCCATGTAGACAATTTGCGATTGATTCGAAGCCTGCATTCCGATATCGAGGTAGGCTGGCTCTCCGATAAATTGGTCGATCTCGACCTGTTGACCAGACTCGGCCATGCGGCGCTGCTGCTGCAATATCACGCCGTCCTGAAACATCCCGACATCGTCGCCACCGCCCGGGAGAAGGGCTTCAGTCTCGCTGCCTGGACCATCCGGGACGAAGCTGATGCCCGCAAGCTGTACGATCTGGGCGTGCGCCGCATAACGACCGACATTCCATTGAAAGGCGTCTTGCCCGCCTCGGAATAA